Sequence from the Williamwhitmania sp. genome:
TCAAACCGATCGAGGTCAAGAAGCACGGGAAGCTGGCCAAAAGCATTTTTAAATATGGTCTAACCTACATCGCAACTGTGCTGCTAAACGCTTATTATCAAGACAATATCGGAATATTTAAATTTTTGTCATGTACTTAGCTTCTTAAGTCTAAAATTATTTTTCGCTTATCATCTTTTTTCATTGTCGATTATAATTATGGCACATAATTCGTTTAAATAAACTTTAAACTGTATTTATTCACCCATATTGGCAAGCATTGTACTGCCTTTACCGTATAAAACTCTAATTTACACTTTTCTAAGCATGCAATCAATATCATTCCAAATTATTTTATTGTAGCAGAGCTCAACGCTAATGTTTTAGGCTGTTTTGCAAACCTAATCTTCGCTACCTAAATTCCTTAATGGCTATATACCTCTGCTGGAGGGTTTCTAGTGCTCGTTGTCTGTTTTTTGGCGCTCCTCTCTTACTTTATCCCAAAGCGCCGTGTTGTTTGGATCGCTTATGGCTTGTTTTAGTGCTGTGGCAAGAGCCGGATGGTTTCTGTATTTGAATTCAATCCATCTGTTGGTGGGGGTAACCATTATCAGCAAGCCAACTCCTCCAATAACTGCTATGCGAATAAGTATTCGAGCGTAATATACGGACCTGCTTTTTAGGTATTTAACAACACTAAAAATGGCAATAACTAATACTCCCCAAAGACCAGTGTTTATGTTAATATCGGCGCTTGGCCATAACATAGCTTTAAAGAGTATGCCAATAATGATCATGGAAAGAGAAGCTCCAGTAATGGCTGCTCCAATTAATCTTAAGCTGTTACTGCTTTTATAGCTTTCTTTTTTGAAAATGTATCTAAACTTAATGCCATTGAATAGTGCAAAACCAAAGTAAAAATAGAGGGACGCGAGTAAGGAAAGCGTAATGGCTGTTAATATTCCGCCGCCCGGAATTAAAAAGATATTTAAAAATAAGGCAATCACTGAAAGTGCCGCAACTATTACTTCCGCTTTTTTCATGGCTTGTTTATGTTTTGTATTTGAAATTCTTGCTTTTGCTAAGTTAAAGGAATTTGCTGCTTCAATCGAGGGATCAGCAGCCTAACCACCGTGCCTTCGCCGGCATTAAAACTTGTTTTGGTATTCCACATCTAGCCTATTTTGAGGCCTTGGTTTGGTAGCTATCCAACAGGCTCAGCTTATTGTTGGCAACCAGCAGCTCGTGCTGCAGGTGTTCAATCTTTTTCAGCAGGTGGGCAATGGCATCTATCCCTTCTATGTTTATCTGAAGCTCGGTATGAAAGAATATCAAGCTTTCCAGCGGTTTGAGCTGCTCCTCGGTAATGCAGTAGCTGCTACCTTCCACTATAAGCTCTATGTGGCCAAGCTCGTGCAGGGTTTGAATGAACGATTCATCAACTTTCCAATGAGTGCACACCTGTTCGATACGAATTAAGCTACTTGTTTTCATTGGTTCTAATGGTTTTTAATTTTGAAAGCAACTCTTTTTCTGCTTCGGTGAGGTGGGTAGGAAGCTTTACTTGGTAGCTAATGTATAAATCGCCAAACTCACCCTCCTTCTTGTAAACGGGGAATCCTTTCCCTTTTAGCTTAACGGTGGTTCCCGGTTGGGTTTCCGGCGCAACCTTCAGCTTTACCTTCCCATCGAAGGTATCCACCAGAATATCACCCCCAAGCAACGCGGTATAGAGGTCTAAGTCCACCGTTCTATAAAGGTTGCTGCCGTCGCGCTTAAAGCTTGTGTCGTTTTCAACGGTAAACGTAATATACAAATCACCGCTTGGACCACCGTTTAGGCCGGCAGTTCCGTGCCCCGCAATTTTAATAATCTGCCCATTTTCAATACCTGCCGGAAACGTAAGGCGAATGCTCTTGCCGTTAACGGTCACCACCTGCTTTTGGGTTTTATACACCTCGGTCAACCTGAGGTGCATTTCGGCATTCACATCCCTTCCTCTAAACCTCGACTGGCTATGCTGCCGCTCTTGCCCCCCAAACATCGATTCAAAGAAATCGGAAAAATCACCGGCGTCCTCCTGCTGAAATTGATGACCTGAGCTTCGCCGCGATTGGCTTTGCTGCTTCTTTGCTGCTTCAAAATCGTCGGCGTGCTTCCAGTCCTTACCGTATTGATCGTACTTTTTCCGATTTTCGGGATTGCTCAATACCTCATTCGCTTCGTTTATCTCCTTAAACTTCTTTTCGGCCTCCTTGCTGCTTGGATTCAGGTCGGGATGATATTTTCTGGCAAGCCTCCTATACGCTTTCTTTATCTCCTCCGGAGAAGCGGATTTGGTTAGCTCTAGTATTTTGTAATAATCTATGAATTCCATTTTTTAACTTTTTTATGCGTGGTAGTAGTCATCTAGAGCATTACGGCCACGGCTATGCGGTCGGCTTTCTTCTCTGTCCAATTGTGCCAAGCTGTTCCATTATTTTATTGTCTCACCACCCTTTTTGTCGGCCTCAGCTGGTTCCCATAACTCTATTTTGTTGCCTTCTGCGTCCATAATATGAACAAATTTTCCATAGTCGTAGGTGGCAATGCTGTCAA
This genomic interval carries:
- a CDS encoding J domain-containing protein, giving the protein MEFIDYYKILELTKSASPEEIKKAYRRLARKYHPDLNPSSKEAEKKFKEINEANEVLSNPENRKKYDQYGKDWKHADDFEAAKKQQSQSRRSSGHQFQQEDAGDFSDFFESMFGGQERQHSQSRFRGRDVNAEMHLRLTEVYKTQKQVVTVNGKSIRLTFPAGIENGQIIKIAGHGTAGLNGGPSGDLYITFTVENDTSFKRDGSNLYRTVDLDLYTALLGGDILVDTFDGKVKLKVAPETQPGTTVKLKGKGFPVYKKEGEFGDLYISYQVKLPTHLTEAEKELLSKLKTIRTNENK
- a CDS encoding chaperone modulator CbpM, which produces MKTSSLIRIEQVCTHWKVDESFIQTLHELGHIELIVEGSSYCITEEQLKPLESLIFFHTELQINIEGIDAIAHLLKKIEHLQHELLVANNKLSLLDSYQTKASK